CCAGACGTTGGAGACCGCAAACTTGCTGCCTTTGGGGTAACACTTGACTGCCGCGGTCCTGAGGGCCACCGCCATTAGGGAGATGCCCATGAGCGCACCGGGGATGAAACCGCCCAGGAAGAGCTTGGCCACAGACTGGTCCGCGACTATCGCGTATAGGACCATCGGGACACTGGGCGGAATGACGACTCCTATGGTGCCTGCGGCGGCGATGAGAGCTGCGGAGAACGCGGGATCATACCCTTTCTCCTTCATCTCTGGTATCATCGGGGCAGCGATTGCGGCTGTGGTGGCCGCGCCCGAACCGGAAATGGCAGCGAAGAACATGGCCCCCAGCACGCTGACGAGGGACAAGCCGCCGCGGATAGTCCCAAGGAAGGAGTCGGCGAAATCCACAAGGCGCTTGGACACGTTGCCCTTGGCAAGGAGATCTCCCGCCAGAATGAAGAAAGGCACGGCCACGAGCGGGAACGAATCCGTTCCCGCAAACATCCGCTGCGGCAGCAGGACGAGGGGCACCTCCTGTATGGCCAGGACTATGACAGAGGAGAGGCCAATCGACATTGCTACTGGCATGCCGAGGAGAATCAAGGCGAAAAGCGCGCCGAAAAGCAGAAACCCCACCAGACTACGCGGCGTCGGGAGCCCCCGCCTTCAGGCGTGGGGAGGCGACGCCGCTTCCCCCTTTCTGGGCATATTCGTATCCATCGGCTTTTTCAAGCAGC
The DNA window shown above is from Bacillota bacterium and carries:
- a CDS encoding TRAP transporter large permease, which translates into the protein MGFLLFGALFALILLGMPVAMSIGLSSVIVLAIQEVPLVLLPQRMFAGTDSFPLVAVPFFILAGDLLAKGNVSKRLVDFADSFLGTIRGGLSLVSVLGAMFFAAISGSGAATTAAIAAPMIPEMKEKGYDPAFSAALIAAAGTIGVVIPPSVPMVLYAIVADQSVAKLFLGGFIPGALMGISLMAVALRTAAVKCYPKGSKFAVSNVWAKFKGSIWGLLTPGIILGGIFSGYFTPSEAAVIAVDYALIVALFVYRDLKPRDIFRIIVDSGVTMSLVMFVIATSNLFSWILSNYQIPQAVAEAVLAMTQNRFLILFLINIVILIAGVFMETASALIILTPVFLPIVRNLGVNLVHFGIIMVIGLAIGMITPPVAINLYVASTVSGLSIERISKAVIPMLLALIGVLMVFTFVPLLFA